Genomic segment of Malus domestica chromosome 15, GDT2T_hap1:
tccaacacttctctccaaaggttaagctttgcatttaccccttcctgagtttcatctatcaacactatatcgtctgcgaaaagcatacaccaaggaatatcatcttgaatatgtcctgttaactcatccattaccaacgcaaaaaggtaaggacttaaggatgagccttgatgtaatcctacagttatgggaaagctttcggtttgtccttcatgagttcttacggcagtctttgctccttcatacatatcctttatagcttggatatatgctactcgtactcctttcttctctaagatcctccaaagaatgtctcttgggaccctatcatacgctttttccaaatctataaagaccatgtgtaaatcctttttcccatctctatatctttccatcaatcttcgtaagagatagattgcctccatggttgagcgccctggcatgaacccgaattggttgtccgaaacccgtgtctcttgcctcaatctatgctcaatgactctctcccagagcttcattgtatgactcattaacttaatacccctatagttcatgcaattttgtacgtcgcccttattcttgtagataggcaccaaagtgctcgttcgccactcatttggcatcttcttcgttttcaaaatcctattgaaaaggtcagtgagccatgttatacctgtctctcccaaaactttccacacttcgattggtatatcgtctgggcctattgcttttctatgcttcatcttcttcaaagctacaaccacttcttccttccggattcgacaataaaaagagtagtttctacactcttctgagttactcaactcccctaaagaagcactcctttcatgtccttcattgaaaatattatgaaaataacctctccatctgtctttaaccgcgttctctgtagcaagaacctttccatcctcatccttgatgcacctcacttggtttaggtcccttgtcttcttttcccttgctctagctagtttatagatatccaactctccttctttggtatctagtcgtttatacatatcgtcgtaaaccgctaacttagcttctctcctTGTCTTCTTTTACTAACACccataaaattttatttcacttgcacataaaaattggttttaaaaacaaatttacccatgaaattagTTACATAAGAAAAATGTAGACTTATATAAAGAAATAGaaaaatcaaaacaccaaaacacCCTGCCCGTTGGGCAAGGGCAATACaatggcagttactattcaCTACAAAAACTAATTGTTTTTTATAGGAGTGCATTTgtacaattttgttctcttatTTATTTGCACTTACTTAGTTAATTTTCATTTGTTATAGTGTTTTATGTTATTGTCATTTTATTATAGGTCCATTTGATAAAGCTAACAATTGGAAGTTAAATACAGCAAATAGCAGcaattttggacttggattggatagcatgTGTGAACTACACAAGGGCTAGACGTTTTTGGAGTTTAAATGGTGTTAAACATGTGCCAAAATCTGGAGGATTTGAAGTTGAGAAAGACAAGGAATTGCATGAGGAGGAAGAGTTCTAGTTGGAGTGAAATACTAACTAGAAATAAAGTTAAAAGAATAAAGTCGTGATGAATGAAGAAAAGTGGTTGGAGAATTAAAAATTTACGGATTAATAGattatttgtttttgtcatATCCTAAAAGtgaatgttttgaatttttcataCTGTTCATATTAATGCAACTTTTGTTTGTGTGTCAGCTTTAAACTGTGATAAATGGACTCTATTAAAACGATGAGGTTTACAAGATTTGTTGGTAAACAACAATCTCAATAAGAATTTGGCTGAATTCCAAAGTTTACTATaccaaaatgaaattttaatattttaggatcttacatttttttttttttttttttgtgtttactTTCTTTCCCATTTGCATTCCTACGGTTTTGTAGAGTTAAGTTACATTATAAATAGTTCATCTGGACCTTAAGTTTGTAATCAATTTaacttttagatttttttttttatttcctcaCAGATTCCGAATTGCTAATGAACTTCAGCTTATTTGCTAGTAGATTCTAGTGTGggaattttgtttgattttctttGTCATGTATCCGCTGCGTCACACAGCTCTAGACAAAATTACATAACCAACAAACTAAAGTAACAAGATGTGCGCACAACTTAAATATTTATTAAGAAACAATCATGAATGTATATAGGATATGCACGTCAAACACAACCAAGAGGCCACACGTGCCAATATGGACACCACAATATCACAATTACAAAAGCACCAACAATACGATACAATTCCTCAACAATGGGGAACCCACATCTAACCTCGCAACACTCGCGAGGACTGAATCATGGAAGTAGTagaaccacaaaaaaaaaataataataatgaagaAAAGACCGCACACCCTTTGATGATTTTGCAACTGTCAGTATAGAAGCACCACTCTGAGTTACCTCCAACAAACGCCAAGCGTCCTCCTCGTAGTCTTTGTCATGCGTATAAcccaaatgaaaaacaaaagtcACCACCTTAACTCTGAACAACAACCACTGCTCAAAGAACTGAGTTTGATAACTAAGgctagggtttagagtttttctGGTATCAGCAGCATTATTGAATACATAAATTCGAGtcatcaaataaaaaaagaatgtgAACATATGCGGCAAAATACAAAGGATTTAGCTCAGAGAGATTTATCAGTATACCGGGTACACGGATCAGTACACCAAGtgtcataatttaatttaagaaaaaatatttcTTTTCAAGTATCCATCCACTTATATTATGACCGAATCGTGTTCCCATTttactaaagaaaaaaaatctaaaaatctCCTTATCTCTACAAGCTGCAACCCATGGACTAGACCTAATGTAGGTTTGCATTTTGGGCATAAATTAACTTTTCTATTAACCcttcttaagaaaaaaaaaaaaaactgagaaaTGTAGAAAAGCATAAAATTCAGAACCATTTACATGAAAACGGTAAAACGagaaaaaataattaacacaACTAACCTCAGGAGTGATTTTCCATGACTTTTCTAAATAGTTCCTTTGGAGCTGcaattgacatttttttttttttttatagtaagAGTCAATTAAATAGATACCATGTTGTTGGtagaattttaaattttccttcaatataGATTATTGTTACCTGGCAATCCAGTGAACTTCTCAAACTGTTCATATGCCTGTCCAATGAACATCTCCAACCCACTCACAATTGTGACACCACATTCTTCTGCTTCCCTCAACAGTCTCGTCATTTTTGGGGTGTAAATGGCGTCGAAAACCAATGAATAATATTTCAGAGCATGCTGCAAAAATAGAAAAGGTAGTCCACTCGAATCATGATTTCTAGTGTCCGTCGATGATCGTTTTAAGAAAAACTTGTGTGAGGCTGTTCTTCTAACATGACAGTACTCGGCCGCACAGTATTCCAGTTAAAAGATCCCCAAGATAAGATCACATGTACAAACTTTTAATTAATACGAGGCCAACTGATCGTATCGGTAATGCAGCAATAGAAATGTGAGAAGCACAAACCTTGGAAAGGGGTGTGTCACCAACGTTCGGTTGCATTCCAATCGATGTTGTGTTTGCAAGAATCATGCCATCCTCTGGAGGGATATTGCATAGATCAGCAAGAGACACCGCGTCACCACCTACGGTGTCTGCAAGTTCTCTGGCTCGATCTTCATGAGCaaagtaaatatataaataaatcgATATATATCAAGAACGAATAATTAACCTCAATGTTTCTTTCTATAAGACATTTATAACCTAAGTGACGAATAATTATTTAGAGGCTTACGAATGTAGATTGTAGAGCAATAGTATGTGCAAACCATCAAAGAGGAAGAATACATGAATATGCCAGTGAATGAAATGGTCTGAAAGCAAGCACAGAGAAGAACACGAAAACGAATAGTTTATGGAAGATAGAAACAAAGACAGAAAGATAGAAACAAAGACAGAAGTAAACCATATGTGCGATTGGCAATTAGAATCCTTGCTCCCTTCTGCTTTGCACCATAGGCAAGTGCCTTGCTTGCACCACCAGCACCGATGATAACAAACAGCCTACCAGCTAAAGGGGAACCAGTTACACTGCCAGCATTAGGCGAACCTGTAAAAAGAGATTCATGTAAACCTACGGAAAGGTTCTTACAATCACAAACATGGAAGAGAGCGTAGAGCTAGCTTCTACAAAATATATAGGAAACCTAACCTTTCAGGCCTTCCTCAATAGCAGAAATTGCACCAACATAGTCCGTATTGAATCCATATAGCTTCCCGTCAGTTGGTCGCCTTATAATGCAGTTAATAGCTCCGATTGACTGAATATTTTCGATCAAGAGATTCAATTCAATCAAGTACAAGTAGTACAAGTCGAGAAGAAAGTTGATATATAAGCAATTTAAAAGAGGTCAGCCAACTCCTCCAAAATAAACTGCTAGCACCTTAGTATGATAATTACCTTTGCAACTGGATCAACCTCATCACAGCACTTAACTGCAGCTTCCTTATGAGGAATACCAACGCTGCGtcagaattgaagataagaagcTGTGATATTGAAGGAAAATGCCCGACAACAAAATGTACATGGATATTCTACTATTTAGACACTAAAATACTCAACATAAAATTGAACCTGAATCCAGCAAAATCCATGCATGAGTATGTCTGGAAAAATTTTGCAATATCATCTACCAACAAATGTGCATAAACACCGTTGAAACCGACTGAATTGAATACTTCATTGTACAACTTTGGTGATTTGCTGTGACTGACAGGCTTGCTGATGACGCCAAACACTTTTGTGTCGGGCCCTATCTGTCTGAAATTGTATAAATGTAATAGATCCTTGACTGTAGGTTGAGTAGGAGCAGAAATTATTCCAGACTCCAACCTACCATAAGTAAGATAACCGCCAAATTTTGCAGAAAGTATCCGTGAAATCAAACCCCTCTCGCCCAGTACAAGTCCTATAAACGGAACCTGAAATTCCAGGAAGGAGTAAATTTTCATTTGGATAAGAAACAGATACCTTAATTATTTGAGTTAAAGGAATACAGAAACAGGGAATTTATCTCTAAACAGCCTGATATCTAGTATCTACTCAGCACAGAAAATTCATAACACAAAACTAGACAAGTTCTCAAGAATCTGCAGTCTCCTTGATCTACATAAACGAATAATTATATatgcacacacatacacacaatcCTTACTTGAGAATGAACGGTTATTTGAAAAGTGCGTGCTACATCTGTTATATCCAGGGAAGTGGTTGCAATCTTCACTATGTCAGATCCAGTAGCTTGTATTCTTGCTACAAGATTGCCAAGAGCCTCCACAGATGGGGTATCTTGAAAGTTGTGAGAAGAAACAATGACTTTTAAAGTTTCTGGCCTCTTTCCATTTATAGAGTCGATGAATTCACGAGCAACCTTCAAAAAGAAGTGATTAGATTAGTAATAGGTAATCTTTATGATAATTTTAAATTGGAAATGCAAAGAAGCAAATTTCCTAGTATGTTTGTGATGATGGTACTGATAAGAGTAGCTTATCTACATTTTAGGTGGAGGTGAATGTGCAGCCCTTCTTCATCAATATTATTTCAAAGAACCAGCTGAGTTATAACTAGCAGTGTGCACAAAAACGACATCAGTTGTTTTCAAGAACAGAACACTTGCAGTAAGCCTCTTTTTCAGCCATGAGATACGACGAACAAATTTTTTATCTCTTTGATGATTGTGTAACTTGTAAGAATTGTAAAGTTATAATGGAAGAGAGCCTGGTTAACCAACATCGCATGTTGGTGATGGATGCACATATCAAAATACATAGAAGAAAGAACAAGACCTTGAAGTGTCCAAGAACAATATGggggaatctaaaaggagaaaaacatgtcactttcaaagagaaagtactCGCCCAATGCATTGGGATACAGAAGGAAATACTAGCCATATGTGggttccatggctagttgtatcctaAAAGTTGCAAAAGCAGTATTGGGAGAGTCCAAAGCTTTTG
This window contains:
- the LOC103436731 gene encoding bifunctional 3-dehydroquinate dehydratase/shikimate dehydrogenase, chloroplastic-like is translated as MQSHHITLDSSSSAAGTDGLEVKGNGMRARNSTLLCVPIMAETVDQMVIDMGEAKAVGADLVEIRLDYLKVFNHNQDLKRLVKECPLPTLFSYRPIWEGGQYDGDEKTRLDALRLAMELGADYIDVELQVAREFIDSINGKRPETLKVIVSSHNFQDTPSVEALGNLVARIQATGSDIVKIATTSLDITDVARTFQITVHSQVPFIGLVLGERGLISRILSAKFGGYLTYGRLESGIISAPTQPTVKDLLHLYNFRQIGPDTKVFGVISKPVSHSKSPKLYNEVFNSVGFNGVYAHLLVDDIAKFFQTYSCMDFAGFSVGIPHKEAAVKCCDEVDPVAKSIGAINCIIRRPTDGKLYGFNTDYVGAISAIEEGLKGSPNAGSVTGSPLAGRLFVIIGAGGASKALAYGAKQKGARILIANRTYDRARELADTVGGDAVSLADLCNIPPEDGMILANTTSIGMQPNVGDTPLSKHALKYYSLVFDAIYTPKMTRLLREAEECGVTIVSGLEMFIGQAYEQFEKFTGLPAPKELFRKVMENHS